A genomic segment from Acidimicrobiales bacterium encodes:
- a CDS encoding carboxymuconolactone decarboxylase family protein — translation MTPRIPPIPPGEWPPEMRAAVAALRVENPRHPILTTEGDRPKALNALGTLAHHPRLTEAYHRFVGHLLYGTTLDLRTRELVILRVAALRQCEYEWMQHVVIGGDVGLTDEEIVAARGPANTPLLRAVDELLDSARISDDTWDALELDTQQRMDLVFTVGAYDLLAMAFLTFGVPVDADLMAWKRQ, via the coding sequence ATGACGCCGCGCATCCCACCTATTCCGCCGGGCGAGTGGCCACCGGAGATGCGCGCCGCGGTAGCGGCGTTGCGCGTCGAGAACCCGCGCCACCCGATCCTCACGACGGAAGGCGATCGACCTAAGGCGCTCAACGCGCTCGGCACGCTCGCCCACCACCCGCGACTCACCGAGGCGTACCACCGGTTCGTCGGCCACCTGCTGTACGGGACGACTCTCGACCTGCGCACGCGCGAACTCGTGATCCTGCGCGTCGCCGCGCTACGTCAATGCGAGTACGAGTGGATGCAGCACGTCGTCATCGGCGGCGACGTCGGCCTCACCGACGAGGAGATCGTGGCCGCCCGTGGTCCGGCGAACACGCCGCTGCTACGGGCGGTCGACGAGTTGCTCGACAGCGCCCGCATCAGCGACGACACGTGGGACGCCCTCGAACTCGACACACAGCAGCGGATGGATCTGGTGTTCACGGTCGGCGCGTACGACCTTCTCGCCATGGCCTTCCTGACCTTTGGCGTGCCGGTAGACGCTGATCTCATGGCCTGGAAGCGCCAATGA
- a CDS encoding SDR family NAD(P)-dependent oxidoreductase: MTRVAIVTGGASGIGLAIAERLVKDGLTVAVFDLNEASVGAASFAVDVSDKAQVDAAVAEVATRLGAPTVLVNNAGIEGFKPFLDITLDEWNRLMAINLTGTFLCCQAVIPHMVEAGWGRIVNISSSSAQGGQQRMTHYVSSKAGVIGLTKSLALEFGPAGITVNTIPPGFIDTPMLRAAEAKGLLGPGVDAAIATTPVRRAGLPEDIAAAASFLIRDEASYVTGQVIGVNGGRNTG, from the coding sequence GTGACTCGCGTCGCCATCGTCACCGGAGGCGCGTCGGGCATCGGCCTCGCCATCGCCGAACGCCTGGTGAAGGACGGCCTGACCGTCGCCGTGTTCGACCTCAACGAGGCGTCGGTCGGCGCGGCGAGTTTCGCTGTCGACGTGTCAGACAAGGCACAGGTCGACGCCGCCGTCGCCGAGGTGGCGACGCGGTTGGGCGCACCGACGGTTTTGGTCAACAACGCCGGCATCGAGGGCTTCAAGCCGTTCCTCGACATCACCCTCGACGAGTGGAATCGACTGATGGCGATCAACCTCACCGGTACGTTCCTGTGCTGCCAGGCGGTCATCCCGCACATGGTCGAGGCTGGATGGGGACGCATCGTGAACATCTCGTCGTCGAGCGCGCAGGGCGGCCAGCAGCGCATGACGCACTACGTGTCGAGCAAGGCGGGCGTCATCGGGCTGACCAAGTCGCTGGCCCTCGAGTTCGGCCCGGCCGGCATCACCGTCAACACCATCCCACCGGGGTTCATCGACACCCCGATGCTGCGCGCCGCCGAAGCGAAGGGTCTGCTCGGGCCGGGCGTCGACGCCGCGATCGCTACGACCCCGGTGCGCCGCGCCGGCCTGCCCGAAGACATCGCGGCGGCGGCCTCCTTCCTGATCCGCGACGAGGCGAGCTACGTCACCGGGCAGGTGATCGGCGTCAACGGCGGCCGGAACACGGGATGA